A window of the Cryptosporidium parvum Iowa II chromosome 7, whole genome shotgun sequence genome harbors these coding sequences:
- a CDS encoding EB1 like microtubule binding protein encodes MTSTYDSIGGMGMMDKCYFTGKSDLLNWLNSYFNLNVSRIEDCASGAIYCQIADAVYYYQVPMKNVNWGVKHDFQYLHNYKLLQQVFGKVNQPKYIDINKLIKGKYQDNLEFLQWMKGLFDESGAIDRDYDAIGRRSLGKGPFPQYSGQVIPIASIQNTSADSSLNTAINNSNLAPNSKNSNTKNMLPSKNTEIEKLKKSLRKEIEEKEIVDKERMFYFNKLRAIEILYEELNEKKIPFMSLKDISEILYDSNDIDLESFSRKIIDSATINSNGLTSTTSGVEEQ; translated from the coding sequence ATGACTTCTACATATGATTCTATTGGAGGAATGGGCATGATGGATAAATGCTACTTTACAGGGAAAAGCGATCTTCTTAATTGGCTAAATTcatatttcaatttaaatGTTTCTAGAATTGAAGACTGCGCAAGCGGAGCAATTTATTGTCAAATTGCAGATGCAGTATATTATTACCAAGTCCCAATGAAAAATGTAAATTGGGGTGTCAAACatgattttcaatatttacatAATTATAAACTACTGCAGCAAGTTTTTGGAAAAGTTAATCAgccaaaatatattgatattaataagcTTATTAAGGGAAAATATCAAGATAATCTAGAGTTTTTGCAATGGATGAAGGGATTATTTGATGAATCTGGAGCAATTGATCGTGACTATGACGCTATAGGAAGAAGGAGCCTTGGAAAAGGGCCTTTTCCACAATATTCTGGGCAGGTGATTCCTATTGCCAGTATTCAGAATACTTCGGCTGATTCCTCATTAAATACAGCAATTAACAATTCTAATCTGGCACCAAACTCCAAAAATTCTAACACTAAAAATATGTTGCCATCAAAAAATActgaaatagaaaaattaaaaaagtcGCTTAGGAAAGAAATAGAAGAGAAGGAAATCGTAGATAAGGAAAGGatgttttattttaataaacttagagcaattgaaatattatatgaagagttaaatgaaaaaaaaattcctTTCATGTCTTTGAAAGATATCTCTGAAATATTGTACGATAGTAACGATATAGATTTAGAAAGCTTCTCTAGGAAAATTATCGATTCAGCAAcaattaatagtaatggATTAACAAGTACTACTTCTGGGGTGGAAGAGCAATAA
- a CDS encoding RRP45-like archaeo-eukaryotic exosomal rnase, PH domain — protein sequence RLWPIFYKIDNNCKCKKLFIKSIKMDTFIVSVREYGLRLDGRTMNEYRNVKINLNKNYGEVEVNIGRTHVLSVVKSELVAPSQERSSEGFISFTVDIGPLSINPTSHAFRHNRTTLGTEIANYIERILKETGAIDTEILCILSGVCVWSVKCEIHVLFDDGNLFDACLMATLSGLKHYRYNEIDVDSFLKKSKCEGFGERDYQRLENTIRKLEMIPFNVHHFPLSISIGYINGKEGLSYIVDPNSDEESISDTIIHISINDKQEVCGISKFGGAKLSLNQINFAIQIATIHSEKLHQEFKKAFDGEYLKRLKCSDNKGKIVIDQFNTNSKRTETEFDANPPLIMQILSNNEPDKSDNEVSSSIAFSSPSNMEIKNAEFDEYETQHESKLEKASFSDRICESLEQVQLDQSVEPIELLNAVKSNIKIKKRKKG from the coding sequence CGCCTTTGGCCAATTTTCTATAAAATAGATAATAATTGCAAATGTaagaaattattcattaaaagCATAAAAATGGATACTTTCATCGTTTCTGTCCGTGAATACGGCCTTAGGCTTGATGGTAGGACAATGAATGAATACAGAAACgtaaaaattaatttaaacaaGAACTACGGCGAAGTAGAAGTTAATATAGGTCGAACTCATGTATTAAGTGTAGTAAAAAGTGAACTTGTAGCTCCCAGCCAAGAAAGATCTTCTGAAggatttatttcatttacaGTGGATATAGGTCCTTTAAGTATAAACCCTACAAGCCACGCATTTCGTCATAACAGAACAACTTTGGGGACTGAAATTGCCAATTATATTGAGAGAATACTGAAAGAAACTGGAGCGATTGATACTGAGATTCTATGTATATTATCAGGAGTTTGTGTTTGGTCAGTAAAATGTGAGATACATGTGCTTTTTGACGATGGTAATTTGTTTGATGCATGTTTAATGGCTACATTATCGGGACTAAAGCACTATAGatataatgaaatagaTGTAGATAGTTTTCtgaaaaaatcaaaatgcGAAGGATTTGGAGAAAGGGATTATCAAAGGTTGGAAAATACAATTCGAAAGTTGGAAATGATTCCTTTCAATGTTCATCACTTTCCCCTCTCTATTTCCATAGGGTACATTAATGGCAAGGAAGGGCTCTCATATATTGTCGATCCAAATTCAGATGAAGAAAGCATTTCAGATACAATAATTCATATATCTATTAACGATAAACAAGAAGTCTGTGGAATCAGTAAATTCGGAGGTGCCAAGTTAAGTTTGAATCAAATCAATTTTGCAATTCAGATTGCAACAATACACAGTGAAAAACTTCATCAGGAATTTAAAAAAGCTTTTGATGGAGAATACctaaaaagattaaaatgTTCTGATAATAAAGGGAAAATTGTTATAGATcaatttaatacaaattcGAAAAGAACCGAAACAGAATTTGATGCGAATCCACCTTTAATTATGCAAATTTTATCTAATAATGAACCAGATAAATCAGATAATGAAGTATCAAGTTCCATTGCTTTTTCAAGTCCCAGCAATatggaaattaaaaatgcCGAGTTTGATGAGTATGAGACTCAACATGAATCTAAATTAGAAAAGGCCTCTTTTTCGGATCGTATTTGCGAGAGCCTGGAACAAGTGCAGCTTGATCAAAGTGTTGAACCAATTGAACTATTAAATGCAGTTAAATCGAATATTAAGATTaagaagagaaagaagGGTTAa
- a CDS encoding tyrosyl-DNA phodphodiesterase 1 (tdp1), which produces MAANEKFDVLRSPHFKKPKFGYDVIEISSDSSIESKLGDISSNNYLKLETPIYLNKLNFEKKNLKNLSFKSLFVVNDCTPIEKSVWRIKHILFSSYLADVNWVINEIGDSELICENIESILFVSHGFDNPQNYKLKNFNKVKNKKISTYSPYLKVPYGVFHPKFILLVFEHLVQPKKNFVRFVVTSANLIQQDWELKIQSIWVQDFFHSIERKDCEFLDYLQEFLKNILNGSKLKDFWLSKVQEFNFEDATVKLVASVPGYFFGDEMFMWGHLRVRSLIKRFVSKDQDKSDELREKRERIVLQFSSLGRISEKWLYTELASSLSEIPGTELEIIFPTVEQVVNSIEGINGGGSLPVKKEYICKPWIKKLLHKWGTGTMKKNATDEKVIPHIKTFLKYKIFGNAIKIIWLVQGSYNLSNAAWGQIQKDGSQFCIRNYELGIFIHKDQFEFERYFKLNEEFPKFFWKRKSNCSLISEINANQPNVLLNFPLPFKLPPKRYSNSDHPWNIELLM; this is translated from the coding sequence atggctgctaatgaaaaatttgatGTATTAAGATCTCCGCATTTTAAAAAACCAAAGTTTGGCTACGATGTCATTGAGATCTCATCTGATTCTTCTATTGAATCTAAATTAGGGgatatttcttcaaataattatcttAAATTAGAAACAccaatttatttaaataaactcaactttgaaaaaaaaaatttgaaaaatttatcGTTTAAATCTTTGTTTGTAGTAAATGATTGCACACCTATTGAGAAATCAGTTTGGAGAATTAAacatattttattttcaagttaTTTGGCAGATGTTAACTGGgtaattaatgaaatagGGGATTCTGAGTTAATTtgtgaaaatattgaatccATACTTTTTGTTTCTCATGGTTTTGACAATCCacaaaattataaattgaaaaatttcaataaagtgaaaaacaaaaagatTTCAACATATTCTCCATATCTGAAAGTTCCCTACGGCGTATTTCACccaaaatttattttattagtGTTTGAACATCTAGTTCAGCCTAAAAAGAACTTTGTTAGGTTCGTTGTTACATCCGCCAATCTTATTCAACAGGACTGGGAGCTAAAGATACAATCAATATGGGTACAGGATTTTTTCCATAGTATTGAAAGGAAAGATTGTGAATTCTTAGATTACTTACAAGAATTCctaaaaaatattcttaatGGATCTAAACTGAAAGATTTTTGGCTGAGCAAAGTTCAAGAATTCAACTTCGAGGATGCAACCGTAAAATTAGTTGCTAGCGTTCCCGGCTATTTTTTTGGTGATGAGATGTTCATGTGGGGGCATCTTAGAGTTAGATCTTTGATAAAGAGATTTGTTTCAAAAGACCAAGATAAATCAGATGAATTAAGAGAAAAGCGAGAAAGAATTGTCCTTCAGTTTTCGAGTCTTGGAAGAATATCCGAGAAATGGTTATACACTGAGTTAGCTTCGTCGCTTTCAGAAATACCTGGAACTGAgcttgaaattattttcccTACAGTTGAACAAGTTGTAAACTCGATAGAGGGAATTAATGGCGGTGGGTCTTTACCTgtaaagaaagaatatatttgtaAACCTTGGATAAAAAAGTTACTCCATAAATGGGGCACAGGAACTATGAAAAAGAATGCCACAGATGAGAAAGTAATACCTCACATAAAAACTTttcttaaatataaaatatttggtaatgctattaaaattatttggcTAGTCCAGGGAAGTTATAATTTAAGTAATGCAGCTTGGGGGCAAATACAAAAAGATGGATCTCAATTCTGCATTAGGAATTATGAGcttggaatatttattcataaGGATCagtttgaatttgaaaggTATTTTAAActtaatgaagaatttccaaagtttttttggaaaagaaaaagtaaTTGTTCATTAATTTCGGAGATAAATGCCAATCAACCTAATGTACTTTTGAATTTTCCTCTTCCTTTCAAGTTACCTCCGAAAAGATACTCGAATAGTGACCACCCTTGGAATATAGAGCTATTAATGTAA
- a CDS encoding chaperonin 10 Kd subunit, giving the protein QVNKLLRTFRPIFDRVLVQRIHPKAVTKSGILLPESINKGGKGFFMAKVLSTGTGKINQFTGEYNKCLLKPGDTVIVPEYGGIHIQQFYEEVNHGTSLDLMVYKEEDILGIFENDSKNNVN; this is encoded by the coding sequence CAGGTAAATAAACTATTAAGGACATTTAGGCCTATCTTTGATAGGGTACTGGTACAGAGAATACATCCAAAAGCTGTCACGAAAAGCGGAATTTTACTTCCTGAGTCAATAAATAAGGGAGGCAAAGGTTTCTTTATGGCAAAGGTGTTGTCAACTGGAACTGGGAAAATAAATCAGTTTACAggtgaatataataaatgtCTCTTGAAACCCGGAGATACAGTGATTGTTCCAGAATATGGTGGAATTCATATTCAACAATTTTACGAAGAAGTTAATCATGGGACTTCATTAGATTTAATGGTTtataaagaagaagatatttTGGGTATTTTTGAAAACGATAGTAAGAATAATGTCAATTAA
- a CDS encoding signal peptide, secreted low complexity protein (transcripts identified by EST) — MKTLYLFHLRSIYILVLYQLILFNILNSSSQTLNKVTKSNENTEVLPTFDGCKNVLICERVDTRLFFNLELGICEKCKDRLLDVECSSIPTINNAYQLLSFTNGFDKEFHGANGYNKIVSMIERGATNESSILLSGKFVNLSGVEYCALDENNQIELFQEIYLIYNQNKNIENLTLDIKLINPFQAAENKTLEIISNWEINNKKSNHAMYAYKKIKEKMFDKKSESNSDINSQIFNNIFPSINVIFNSTNEQIFDNVKPCIRISCLKQKKKGSNNKIGEKNKVAVYDIVTSVNLLKSKVKSENDYLFYVNVLIKTLLKSLERKTKRKKISIGCTTKIISWVKELCEILGIQTDENSNMGRYISEFLKNTKKEPNFSKKTINVTNIVESKQNIGFIEAELEDYKKLEEELKEF, encoded by the coding sequence ATGAAAACACTGTATTTGTTTCACCTTAGAAGCATTTATATCTTGGTTTTGTATCAACtaatactttttaatattttaaactCATCAAGCCAAACTTTAAACAAAGTTACAAAAAGCAATGAAAATACCGAAGTCCTGCCCACTTTTGATGGATGCAAAAATGTGTTAATATGCGAAAGAGTAGACACCCGtctcttttttaatttagaaCTTGGGATCTGTGAAAAATGCAAAGATAGGCTATTGGATGTAGAATGCTCTTCAATTCcaacaattaataatgcATACCAACTGCTTAGCTTTACAAACGGCTTCGATAAAGAGTTTCATGGAGCAAATggatataataaaatagttTCAATGATAGAAAGAGGTGCAACTAATGAAAGTTCTATTTTGTTATCGGGAAAGTTTGTTAATTTAAGTGGGGTTGAATATTGCGCTTTGGATGAAAACAACCAAATTGAGTTGtttcaagaaatatatttgatttacaatcaaaataaaaatattgagaatTTGACCCTTGAtataaagttaataaatcCATTTCAAGCTGCTGAAAATAAGACGCTTGAAATCATTTCTAATTGGgagattaataataaaaagagtAACCATGCAATGTACGCgtacaaaaaaattaaggAAAAAATGTTTGATAAAAAATCCGAATCTAATTCGGATATAAATTCtcaaatctttaataacaTTTTCCCATCCATAaatgttatttttaattcaactaatgaacaaatatttgataatgtTAAACCATGTATAAGAATTTCTTGCCTTAagcaaaaaaagaaaggatctaataataaaattggaGAGAAAAACAAAGTAGCAGTATATGATATTGTTACGTCAGTTAATCTACTGAAAAGCAAAGTAAAGTCAGAAAACGACTATTTGTTTTATGTAAATGTATTGATTAAAACATTATTGAAATCATTAGAAAGGAAAActaaaagaaagaagataTCTATTGGATGTACAACCAAGATAATCTCCTGGGTTAAAGAGCTATGTGAAATACTAGGAATTCAAACTGatgaaaattcaaatatggGCAGAtatatttcagaatttttaaaaaatacaaaaaaagaGCCGAACTTTAGTAAAAAAACCATAAATGTTACCAATATTGTGGAatcaaaacaaaatattggaTTTATTGAGGCTGAATTAGAAGATTATAAAAAGcttgaagaagaattgaaagaattttaG
- a CDS encoding 60S ribosomal protein L22 (transcripts identified by EST), which translates to MAPITKAHKTQRFIVDCTAPMQDNIIDASGLEKFFHDRIKVDGKCGQLGTKIQISRQKGRITVLSEVPMSKRYLKYLTKKYLKKQQIRDFLRVVATSKGSYEVRYFNISNEAGEE; encoded by the coding sequence ATGGCTCCTATAACAAAGGCTCATAAAACTCAACGTTTCATTGTTGACTGCACTGCTCCTATGCAAGATAATATCATCGATGCATCTGGGCTCGAGAAGTTCTTCCATGATCGCATAAAAGTGGATGGTAAGTGCGGACAGCTAGGCACGAAGATTCAGATCTCTCGCCAAAAGGGTCGTATTACTGTATTGAGCGAAGTTCCAATGTCAAAGAGATACCTAAAGTATCTAACTAAGAAATACCTTAAGAAACAACAAATTAGAGACTTTCTACGTGTAGTTGCAACAAGCAAAGGTTCCTATGAAGTTAGGTACTTCAATATTAGTAACGAAGCAGGTGAAGAGTGA